Below is a window of Arabidopsis thaliana chromosome 2, partial sequence DNA.
TGGTTTCTGATTCCGCCACACGGCAGCACTAACGGATTGAAGGAATCCATTAGGGTTCAGATTCGGACCCACGCATGTGTTTCccattcaaaaaatttaacctaaaatcacaaaacctaattttgcttctttttttttcttctctctgtttgaGATTATCTATTACTTCTCCGACAATGAAAACACGAACCACTCATTAGCGTCATCAACGTGAATGATGAATCCATATAGAATATTGCCGTGTCTTCAAAATCGACACAGCTCGGTGAAAACCTGAGATAATGAATTGACCACCTAAGTCGCTCGCAAGCAACCTTGTTCTGCACGTTTTCCGGATACAAAATGGTCGAGAAACGTCTTGGAATTGTAAAATGTGGCTAAATGATTTGATTCGGAGAAGATCTGATGAGCTGATGATCAGAGGAGGGGAAGAAGGAACGAGAGAGAACAAGGAAAGGACTATGCCATTGCCGTCCATTTTTACGAGAAAATATGGAAAGTTTTTTTACAGAGCCCAATTTTAGACTAGGACTcacttttatcaaaaacaatttctttttgtcttttaatttttaacaattaattaatttttttgaaaaaatatataacgtTGAGTGATTATATTGTAGGGAATTAACTGCGAAGGATttagttaataaatattttgattgaagaaaatatacaataagaagaaattttgtttatctaaagTAAAATTCTGAAACTTGTGATGTATATAGACATGAACTGATGAACGTGTGTAATCTATTGACTTGtcttttaaacaattaataaGGAACAACATCCAATAACATCttaaacaacacaaaaaagtatttaaacaCAACTCGATTTATGTctcaccaaagaaaaaaaataaaataaacctCTCCTAATTATGATTCTCTCTCGAATCTGTAATGTCTCGGGCACGgcagaaacaaataaaagtaatatatctttttttttgtcatcaccTTTTGTTTAGATGAAGTTAATAATTGAACTTGAAGAGATACACCATTAATAACCGATCATATGCTTCGTCTGTTCATTCCAAAACATCTTCGACTGCTTCACCATCTCAGACCGTTCATTCATCATCCTCTCCTTCCAATATTCTTTGcttctacaaaaaaatatattatgctTTCATCATATGACATTAATAATTCTTGCAATATAAATACAGTTTGAACAATATATACCACCCCAAGAATATATTCAGATGTTTATGAAAGGCTCACTCATAACGacttcaaaacttaaaaaaaaaattaagaacaaaaattcgATCGCAACTTCATTTTCTAGTTACTTAACGAATGAAAACACCATCTTGCTATATGAATGATAATAATCATCAGTTCAAATTTTATGGACACATCTATACTGATTTGGTGCAATCTAAAATTTGAGACTTGTCTTACCGTGTCTTTAAAAGAAGATGCAGCTCGATCATGTGAACTGCTTCCGCGTAAACTCCAGCCTGATACCGCAAGGAATAAATCAAGATTGACCTCATTATAGATATTGGAAACAAAAGTTGAGAGAAGAACACGTTTAATGTTGCAAGAATCTAAACAAACCTCTCTGCAGATGGGACATTTTGAATGTCGGGGCGCTGCTTTAATGCCTTGGAAAATCAATACAGAAGCAGCCGAGCATGCACACGAGTTACAAAATATGTGACCGCACTTTAAAGCATAGGGATTGAATACCGTTTCCTGCCCAAATTTATCCACAACAAATTACTATTTTCACCTCCAGATATGCAAACTACAttttatttgtgaaaaaatGCAAAGAGATTTTTTATTACGAGGCAGATTGCACAAGTTAGATCATACTCCAGCTCTATTGAGTTAGGCAGCATGAGTTTTAGCACTGGTTGATCTTCGTTGAGATTTTCACAAGCGACACGGCCAAACGAATTCTTGAAGTTTCCAACATTATCTAGCCCAGAGTTGAGATAAAAGGCTCCAAGTTCTATGAGCCATGGTGAGTGCAAGAGCTCTATGCGCTCCGCTCGCATTTTCAACTTGAAATTCTTCCCATTCTCTGAGCTATGCACCTGAAAGCATTTTTAAGCAGTTTACTTTCTCACAACAAATGAAGTCAcatcttcttattttaaaatgaattattatCTTTGCCATAATCTCTAACCTTGTCATATTTCTTGAGGATTTTACGGATAGCAATTGCATTCATGGTGATGTATTGAATCAAGATTTGGCCCTCTTGGACTAAAGCTTGTTTTTCGTCAGTGAAGCATCTGCGTAGGCGAATCATGTATCTCTGCATCCCAGTGGCTAcatgaagatggagaagatgcCTCACTCTTGACCTGAAAAATCCCGCTATGTCAGTAGCTTCTTTCATCAGCTCCTCGAAGAACATCTGATCACACCCTGCATTGTAATTAACATCATCTTTTACATCAACCACCTAATctcaaataattaaacaaaaaactcactCCACTCCTtaataatttgaaatcttttacATCAATAAACATTTAGATTATTCTAGTAGGATTCACATcagaaactagaaaaaaatctacagTATATAAAAGAATTAGACTAATCCATTCATTGTCAATTGGTTTAGAATTAGAAACTTAACATGGTATCTCATTTGATCCAAGTAGGGTATATGTTTGCTTATCTTTCAGTGGATTTCAATTTGAGATGGACGAaagaatcatcatctccaaATGACTTGTTAGAATCTCACATCAAATATTCTTTTAGAAATACTTAAAAACATATACGAGACATTGCCCAAATCTACTCGTTACTAATTGGCTTTAAGTTAGAAATCCATGTAACTTAAGATATTCAGAATTAGGACCATCTTTTTAAGTGTGTCATACATACCAAGTAGATCGTTACGTTCCCCATTAGACTGTTGCACAAAGATTACTAAGTTAAGTGAAGACtagaggaaaaagagagagaagttaTACATACAAGGGCAAGCTTTGCATTCGCATGAATCagacaaagatgaagaagtagCAGATGGGATGATTTGTCCATCATCAGATTTTGTAGAGTTACATGTCTTGCACTTCTTCAACACTTTCTTAAGTTTCTTATATTCAACGAAGCGACACTTCTCCAGGAACCATTCCTCTTCTCCATGTAGATATTCCGTGAACGTCTCACCAAACTTCATCTTCTAACATAGTACACAAATTTCAATCTCAGGCTGCAATATTAATATACaccaaatatgatttttttgtaattgagtaaacaaatttatgttCTAGTAAATTCCTCGGAAGGAAAATATCGAATTGTAACAGATTTAAAATTGGATACTTTGGAGATAGTGAAATTGAGAGAAATATTgacaaaataaagtaaaagagaTCGAAATATTTTGAAGCCAATTACCTTTTCGTCACGTCAAAAACAAGGGATCTAGTGATTAAGAACAACAGAAGCTGGTGGAGGAAGACGAAATCTCTACCGATTAAAGTCGCTATTAACTTTATTGGGTATtgtaatttctatttttagggttttgttttgctttttatcTTAATCACggtatttttagggttttgttatACAAACCATATCAGCTAAGTTGCTTTGGTAACCTGAATAGCTTCGTTTTAAACGGCATGCCGCTTACGTGTTAAAGTATTAGAGACCAAGAAAAGGCGTTAGAATTTGATCCCATCTCAACAAATTGTTCTGCCAGTTGTCCAATACTTAATAACTTAAGGGTATTCAGTTTCGTTTATTACATTCGcggaataaataaaaaatagcgGGGACATGAATGATAATTAAATTTCCGAAGAATactaaaaaatacaaatttattcttgttaattaaaaaaatatattttaaagatatcccacttacatttgattttggtCCAATGGTTTCTATCAAATTCGTACATCAAAGGACGAAACAAATCTATCTTGAATGGTAGAAGACATAATAACGGATGaagttaaaatctttatatgatGAAAAGCTAAACAATGTAGTCTAAAGTATCTAAATTTTTCTGCCAATCTCTGTTAAGATCATTTAcgttatttataaaaaaaattgaaaagaaagacAACAATAGTATGAATGAGGTTTCATGGAAAAAAAGAGCATATTCCATACCTTGTCACTTAGCCGTAACAACATCTCTTTTGTTAAAGGTAAAATTGATGAGACTAAGCTAATTTAATTGGAAAGAATCATGAAGCCTCCACTTTTTCTTGTATGCTAAACAAATCTCCGCTTTAAACGATAGCCTTTGGTATTGGAACTTCcactaataattaaattaattgataCTTACTACTAGTATTTAGTAAGATACTAATTgggttttccttttttccctTGTAATGCCAACATGAGTGGCAGAGAAGGTTTCTGCCTTGGAGATTATGGGAAATTAAAGTCCATATTTTATGTCGAGTCTCAACGATTCCGcttgtaaccaaaaaaatatttgcttctttattATTCTGATAACGACAAACACTAACACGATGTATGGAatcaaaactctctttttttctttctctttgcgTGTAGCAAAATAATTGAAGacaaataactaaaattagaACACAATTACAAGTTAAGTGATACATTTGGTAGAGATTGGACCCACAAGAGAATTTTCTTAGAGAAGAATACTGAGAAAAAATATCGTACATTGGAAGTAAAAAAACGGATCTTAGTTCTTTAAGAGGTTGAATTTTGAGGGGagtaaagataaaatatttacttttacttgtacggtaacataaaatatttgtgaGTCGAAGcgaacaaatttttttaaaaagaaatttagtATTCAAAAGATAAATGATGTACTTTTATTCTTTAGTACGTATCTTACACTAAAACAATCGGATCATAATATCGCTTTCTTCGTCTGAGGCTTTTAATTAGGCAGACTTGAATTTCTAGAATTGGTTCAGGTGTGGGTGCAATTAACCCTAAAAAAGATATGTTTTCGCCTTTTATCCCAAAGAATTGTATAAACGATGCATGCAGGAATCATGAGGCCGAATAACTTTTGTCATGTGGAAATCCGACTCCGTTAACTTTTGATGCCATGAAGAAGAGGCAACTTTGGTTCAAGCAAAAAGTAAGATTCTATACGCAAAAAAAGTTGAGGCTATGTGATCTATCAACGCTTTTGGCAAAAACTCACACATGTGCATATACGTATAtgcatatattaaattttagtattattcTTATTGAAAATGACGACCAATAATTCCCACCCAtaatatgtttaaaatttgcaTGTATTAGTCCTCACCTTTATATTTTCAAGCAATGACTTATctacattttgttgtttagtgTTACCGACAACTTTGATTCCCCAAAGTTGAATTTAGCTATTCAATTCAAAGCAGTTTTGAATTTAGTCGGTTTAGTATTAACGTAATGCCAACGTTGGTATGATTAACGTTTAAGTACTCACAACACGTCAACATATACTACGCTTGTGTTCCTGGCTAAAAGAGTTGCATCCGGAGAAACTGATGTCTGAGGTGTCGGAAAATTTGCTGAAGGATCTAGCTGACGATCTAACCCTGCCCGATGTGCGGTAGGAGCAACACAAATGACTGCTCTTGGATCTACTTACGTGATCGTCCCTATGAAATTGACAAGTAGAGTTTTTAGCTGTCTCTTTACATTGATTGTTTAGATGATCTTTTAGATAAATCTGCCAAAATTATGTGTTAGCCTTAAGTTTGATTTTGCacgtttttatattttatatgtttcatacaaaaaggaagagagaaaacgcACGAAACACACTTTGGATTTTGGAACATAGAGACATATGGACAGCCATCATGTCCAGATTTCAAGTACATTTTGGAGTTTCGAAACAAAGTTGATTACATCCTTAGGAAATTTGTATGACAAATACGAGCCAAACGATAAGCCACTACCAAAAATATGGCCATTATTAACATACGGAAAACGCTATGGTATCGTTTACATTGCGGATTCGTGTAAACGCATAATTAGTGCGTTTGATAATTATCAACTATATTTGGGCtgaactttaaaaaaatctgcctaaaaccaaaaaaaaaactaccttttttaagaaaattccATACCTATTTTTcaagatttgattattttgctTGGACTTCCGAAGATGGGGTTGATATTAGTTTGccattttccaaaataaatatcgTATGAGTT
It encodes the following:
- a CDS encoding SPX (SYG1/Pho81/XPR1) domain-containing protein / zinc finger (C3HC4-type RING finger) protein-like protein (SPX (SYG1/Pho81/XPR1) domain-containing protein / zinc finger (C3HC4-type RING finger) protein-related; FUNCTIONS IN: zinc ion binding; EXPRESSED IN: male gametophyte, flower, pollen tube; EXPRESSED DURING: M germinated pollen stage, 4 anthesis; CONTAINS InterPro DOMAIN/s: Zinc finger, RING-type, conserved site (InterPro:IPR017907), Zinc finger, RING-type (InterPro:IPR001841), SPX, N-terminal (InterPro:IPR004331); BEST Arabidopsis thaliana protein match is: SPX (SYG1/Pho81/XPR1) domain-containing protein (TAIR:AT1G02860.1); Has 1650 Blast hits to 1628 proteins in 199 species: Archae - 0; Bacteria - 0; Metazoa - 1103; Fungi - 156; Plants - 232; Viruses - 1; Other Eukaryotes - 158 (source: NCBI BLink).): MKFGETFTEYLHGEEEWFLEKCRFVEYKKLKKVLKKCKTCNSTKSDDGQIIPSATSSSLSDSCECKACPWCDQMFFEELMKEATDIAGFFRSRVRHLLHLHVATGMQRYMIRLRRCFTDEKQALVQEGQILIQYITMNAIAIRKILKKYDKVHSSENGKNFKLKMRAERIELLHSPWLIELGAFYLNSGLDNVGNFKNSFGRVACENLNEDQPVLKLMLPNSIELEYDLTCAICLETVFNPYALKCGHIFCNSCACSAASVLIFQGIKAAPRHSKCPICREAGVYAEAVHMIELHLLLKTRSKEYWKERMMNERSEMVKQSKMFWNEQTKHMIGY
- a CDS encoding SPX (SYG1/Pho81/XPR1) domain-containing protein / zinc finger (C3HC4-type RING finger) protein-like protein (SPX (SYG1/Pho81/XPR1) domain-containing protein / zinc finger (C3HC4-type RING finger) protein-related; FUNCTIONS IN: zinc ion binding; EXPRESSED IN: male gametophyte, flower, pollen tube; EXPRESSED DURING: M germinated pollen stage, 4 anthesis; CONTAINS InterPro DOMAIN/s: Zinc finger, RING-type, conserved site (InterPro:IPR017907), Zinc finger, RING-type (InterPro:IPR001841), SPX, N-terminal (InterPro:IPR004331); BEST Arabidopsis thaliana protein match is: SPX (SYG1/Pho81/XPR1) domain-containing protein (TAIR:AT1G02860.2); Has 30201 Blast hits to 17322 proteins in 780 species: Archae - 12; Bacteria - 1396; Metazoa - 17338; Fungi - 3422; Plants - 5037; Viruses - 0; Other Eukaryotes - 2996 (source: NCBI BLink).), which encodes MKFGETFTEYLHGEEEWFLEKCRFVEYKKLKKVLKKCKTCNSTKSDDGQIIPSATSSSLSDSCECKACPWCDQMFFEELMKEATDIAGFFRSRVRHLLHLHVATGMQRYMIRLRRCFTDEKQALVQEGQILIQYITMNAIAIRKILKKYDKVHSSENGKNFKLKMRAERIELLHSPWLIELGAFYLNSGLDNVGNFKNSFGRVACENLNEDQPVLKLMLPNSIELEYDLTCAICLETVFNPYALKCGHIFCNSCACSAASVLIFQGIKAAPRHSKCPICREAGVYAEAVHMIELHLLLKTRKEYWKERMMNERSEMVKQSKMFWNEQTKHMIGY
- a CDS encoding SPX (SYG1/Pho81/XPR1) domain-containing protein / zinc finger (C3HC4-type RING finger) protein-like protein (SPX (SYG1/Pho81/XPR1) domain-containing protein / zinc finger (C3HC4-type RING finger) protein-related; FUNCTIONS IN: zinc ion binding; EXPRESSED IN: male gametophyte, flower, pollen tube; EXPRESSED DURING: M germinated pollen stage, 4 anthesis; CONTAINS InterPro DOMAIN/s: Zinc finger, RING-type, conserved site (InterPro:IPR017907), Zinc finger, RING-type (InterPro:IPR001841), SPX, N-terminal (InterPro:IPR004331); BEST Arabidopsis thaliana protein match is: SPX (SYG1/Pho81/XPR1) domain-containing protein (TAIR:AT1G02860.2); Has 30201 Blast hits to 17322 proteins in 780 species: Archae - 12; Bacteria - 1396; Metazoa - 17338; Fungi - 3422; Plants - 5037; Viruses - 0; Other Eukaryotes - 2996 (source: NCBI BLink).); this translates as MKFGETFTEYLHGEEEWFLEKCRFVEYKKLKKVLKKCKTCNSTKSDDGQIIPSATSSSLSDSCECKACPWCDQMFFEELMKEATDIAGFFRSRVRHLLHLHVATGMQRYMIRLRRCFTDEKQALVQEGQILIQYITMNAIAIRKILKKYDKVHSSENGKNFKLKMRAERIELLHSPWLIELGAFYLNSGLDNVGNFKNSFGRVACENLNEDQPVLKLMLPNSIELEKRYSIPML
- a CDS encoding SPX (SYG1/Pho81/XPR1) domain-containing protein / zinc finger (C3HC4-type RING finger) protein-like protein produces the protein MKFGETFTEYLHGEEEWFLEKCRFVEYKKLKKVLKKCKTCNSTKSDDGQIIPSATSSSLSDSCECKACPWCDQMFFEELMKEATDIAGFFRSRVRHLLHLHVATGMQRYMIRLRRCFTDEKQALVQEGQILIQYITMNAIAIRKILKKYDKVHSSENGKNFKLKMRAERIELLHSPWLIELGAFYLNSGLDNVGNFKNSFGRVACENLNEDQPVLKLMLPNSIELEYDLTCAICLVIKNLFAFFHK